A section of the Methanosarcina mazei S-6 genome encodes:
- a CDS encoding isopentenyl phosphate kinase, which produces MNASNEPVILKLGGSAITDKGAYEGVVKEADLLRIAQEVSGFRGKMIVVHGAGSFGHTYAKKYGLDRTFDPEGAIVTHESVKKLASKVVGALNSFGVRAIAVHPMDCAVCRNGRIETMYLDSIKLMLEKGLVPVLHGDVAMDIELGTCILSGDQIVPYLAKELGISRLGLGSAEDGVLDMEGKPVPEITPETFEEFRHCIGGSGSTDVTGGMLGKVLELLELSKNSSITSYIFNAGKADNIYRFLNGESIGTRISPDKRV; this is translated from the coding sequence ATGAATGCTTCAAACGAACCTGTTATCCTTAAACTCGGAGGCAGCGCCATTACAGACAAAGGTGCGTATGAAGGGGTTGTAAAAGAGGCTGACCTTCTCAGGATTGCGCAGGAAGTTTCAGGCTTCAGGGGAAAAATGATTGTGGTCCACGGAGCCGGGTCTTTCGGGCACACCTATGCCAAAAAATACGGGCTTGACAGGACATTTGATCCCGAAGGGGCGATCGTAACCCATGAATCCGTGAAAAAACTCGCTTCAAAAGTAGTGGGTGCCCTGAACAGTTTCGGAGTCAGGGCTATTGCCGTGCACCCAATGGACTGTGCCGTGTGCAGAAACGGGAGGATAGAGACCATGTACCTTGACAGCATAAAACTCATGCTCGAAAAGGGCCTTGTCCCTGTACTTCATGGGGATGTTGCTATGGACATAGAACTGGGGACCTGCATCCTTTCCGGGGACCAGATTGTTCCCTATCTGGCAAAGGAACTCGGGATTTCCAGGCTCGGCCTGGGTTCGGCTGAGGACGGAGTGCTTGATATGGAAGGAAAACCGGTGCCTGAAATAACTCCCGAAACGTTTGAGGAATTTAGACACTGCATCGGAGGTTCGGGAAGTACTGATGTTACAGGCGGGATGCTTGGGAAGGTTCTGGAACTCCTTGAACTCAGCAAAAATTCTAGTATCACCTCCTATATATTCAATGCAGGAAAAGCGGATAATATTTACAGGTTCTTGAATGGGGAATCCATAGGGACCAGGATCAGTCCGGATAAAAGGGTATGA
- the fni gene encoding type 2 isopentenyl-diphosphate Delta-isomerase, translated as MINTTSRRKIEHLKLCAESPVEARQVSAGFEDVTLIHRALPELNMDELDLSVDFLGKRIKAPFLIASITGGHPDTIPVNAALAAAAEELGVGIGVGSQRAAIDDPSQEDSFRVVRDEAPDAFVYGNVGAAQIRQYGVEGVEKLIEMIDADALAIHLNFLQEAVQPEGDRDATGCLDMITEICSQIKTPVIVKETGAGISREDALLFQKAGVSAIDVGGAGGTSWAGVEVYRAKESRDSVSERLGELFWDFGIPTVASLIESRVSLPLIATGGIRNGLDIAKSVALGASAASAALPFVGPSLEGKESVVRVLSCMLEEFKAAMFLCGCGNIKDLHNSPVVVTGWTREYLEQRGFNVKDLSLPGNAL; from the coding sequence ATGATTAACACCACCTCCAGGCGAAAGATAGAACACCTTAAGCTCTGCGCTGAAAGCCCGGTTGAGGCCAGGCAGGTCAGTGCTGGCTTTGAAGATGTAACCCTCATTCACAGGGCGCTTCCGGAATTAAATATGGATGAGCTTGACCTCTCTGTGGATTTTCTTGGAAAACGCATTAAAGCTCCGTTTTTAATTGCATCAATTACAGGAGGGCACCCTGATACTATCCCTGTAAATGCTGCACTTGCGGCTGCAGCCGAAGAACTGGGAGTCGGAATAGGGGTAGGAAGCCAGAGGGCTGCAATTGACGACCCTTCTCAGGAAGACTCATTCAGGGTTGTCAGGGATGAAGCACCTGATGCTTTTGTCTACGGAAACGTCGGAGCTGCCCAGATCCGCCAGTACGGTGTTGAAGGGGTCGAAAAACTCATTGAAATGATCGACGCTGATGCCCTTGCAATTCACCTAAATTTCCTTCAGGAAGCAGTCCAGCCCGAGGGCGACAGGGATGCTACCGGCTGCCTGGATATGATCACTGAAATATGTTCCCAGATCAAAACCCCGGTGATCGTGAAAGAAACGGGAGCAGGCATTTCCAGGGAAGACGCTCTTCTCTTCCAGAAAGCAGGAGTCTCTGCAATTGATGTCGGAGGAGCTGGCGGCACAAGCTGGGCAGGGGTTGAGGTTTACAGGGCAAAAGAAAGCAGGGATTCGGTTTCCGAACGCCTCGGGGAACTTTTCTGGGACTTCGGAATTCCTACTGTTGCCAGCCTGATAGAGTCAAGGGTTTCTCTCCCCCTAATCGCAACCGGCGGCATAAGAAACGGGCTTGACATTGCAAAGTCCGTCGCTCTCGGAGCCAGTGCGGCAAGTGCTGCCCTGCCGTTTGTAGGGCCTTCCCTTGAAGGGAAAGAATCGGTTGTCAGAGTGCTTTCCTGCATGCTTGAAGAATTCAAAGCTGCGATGTTTCTCTGTGGCTGTGGAAATATAAAGGACCTGCATAACTCCCCGGTTGTCGTTACAGGGTGGACACGCGAATACCTTGAACAGCGCGGTTTTAATGTAAAAGACCTTTCTTTACCGGGGAACGCTCTTTAA
- the ppdK gene encoding pyruvate, phosphate dikinase yields the protein MSKFVYFFGKDVTDGKSSMKDLLGGKGANLAEMANLGVPVPPGFTISTEVCVLYLKEGKYPEEVLRQVEEAIDKLEKLNGKKLGDPEDPLLVSVRSGARVSMPGMMDTVLNLGLTDKSVIGLANKVNDKRFAYDCYRRFIAMFGDVVLGVEFRKFDSLIDDKKKELGVKSDTDLDSKALQELAERFKEVIKLEKGFEFPQDPKVQLQMAINAVFDSWNNQRAITYRKLNAIDDSWGTAVNVQTMVYGNRGNTSGTGVAFTRNPSTGEKKFFGEYLINAQGEDVVAGIRTPDFIDTLGNKIPEAYAQLVDICQKLEAHFKDMQDIEFTIQEGKLYMLQTRTGKRTAAAAVKIATEMVAEGLIDKETAVKRVNAEHIDLLLHPRIDPKAKLEVIAKGLPASPGAAVGKVVFTAEDAEEMAENGEKTILVRTETSPEDIGGMAAAQGVLTVRGGMTSHAAVVGRGMGKPCVVGCGEISIDMKNALFMVNGFTIKEHDYITIDGSVGSVIIGKVDLIDAEINEDLKKLLIWADKIRTLGVRTNADNPADAALARELGAEGIGLCRTEHMFFGEDRIPAVREMIMAEDEKSRKKALKKLLPMQKEDFLGIFRSMEGLPVTIRLLDPPLHEFLPDKEELDAKLRELETSGDCGKIDGVKKVIQRVVSLKELNPMLGHRGCRLGITYPEIYNMQVRAIMEAACELTAEGMEVVPEIMIPLVGIVKELSLSREEVCKTAEAVMAEKGMKIDYKVGTMIELPRAAIVADQIAKEADFFSFGTNDLTQTTFGFSRDDVSKFVPIYQKAGILEHDPFAVLDQEGVGEIMKIGISKGRSVKPKLKMGICGEHGGEPKSIAFAHEIGIDYVSCSPYRVPIARLVAAQSTMEMRDAKK from the coding sequence TTGTCCAAGTTCGTATATTTTTTTGGAAAAGATGTAACTGATGGAAAAAGTAGTATGAAAGACCTGCTTGGAGGTAAGGGTGCAAACCTTGCCGAGATGGCAAATCTTGGAGTTCCCGTACCACCAGGTTTTACGATCTCAACTGAAGTCTGTGTTCTTTATTTAAAGGAAGGAAAATATCCAGAAGAGGTTCTCAGACAGGTAGAAGAGGCGATCGATAAATTAGAAAAATTAAACGGCAAAAAGCTGGGAGATCCCGAAGATCCGCTGCTTGTTTCAGTAAGATCCGGAGCACGGGTGTCCATGCCAGGAATGATGGACACTGTTCTGAACCTTGGACTTACGGACAAATCCGTAATCGGGCTCGCAAATAAAGTCAATGACAAAAGATTCGCTTACGACTGCTACCGAAGATTCATCGCCATGTTTGGGGACGTGGTGCTCGGGGTTGAATTCAGAAAATTCGATTCCTTAATCGACGACAAGAAAAAGGAGCTTGGAGTCAAGTCCGACACAGACCTCGATTCAAAAGCTTTACAGGAATTGGCAGAGAGATTCAAGGAAGTAATCAAACTCGAAAAAGGATTTGAATTCCCACAGGATCCTAAAGTTCAGCTTCAGATGGCAATCAACGCTGTTTTTGATTCATGGAATAACCAGAGAGCCATCACCTACAGGAAGCTTAACGCTATTGATGACAGCTGGGGCACAGCCGTCAATGTACAGACAATGGTCTACGGTAACAGAGGGAACACCTCAGGTACAGGCGTTGCTTTTACCAGAAACCCGTCAACAGGTGAAAAGAAGTTTTTCGGAGAATACCTCATCAATGCACAGGGCGAAGATGTAGTTGCAGGAATAAGGACTCCCGACTTTATTGATACTCTCGGAAACAAAATTCCTGAAGCCTATGCCCAGCTTGTGGACATCTGCCAGAAACTTGAAGCCCATTTCAAGGACATGCAGGACATAGAGTTCACAATCCAGGAAGGAAAACTCTATATGCTGCAGACCAGGACCGGAAAGCGCACAGCTGCTGCCGCAGTAAAGATTGCGACCGAGATGGTGGCAGAAGGACTCATAGACAAAGAAACTGCTGTCAAAAGAGTTAATGCTGAACATATTGACCTTCTCCTGCACCCGAGAATTGACCCGAAAGCAAAACTCGAAGTAATAGCAAAAGGTCTCCCTGCATCACCAGGAGCCGCTGTCGGAAAGGTGGTCTTTACCGCTGAAGATGCAGAAGAGATGGCAGAAAACGGCGAGAAAACAATTCTTGTCCGTACCGAGACCTCACCTGAAGACATAGGTGGAATGGCAGCTGCACAGGGAGTTCTCACCGTGCGCGGAGGGATGACCTCTCATGCTGCAGTCGTAGGTAGAGGCATGGGTAAGCCGTGTGTTGTTGGTTGCGGAGAAATCTCAATCGACATGAAGAACGCCCTCTTTATGGTTAACGGTTTCACAATTAAAGAGCACGACTACATCACAATTGACGGAAGCGTTGGAAGCGTCATTATCGGAAAAGTAGACCTTATAGACGCAGAAATAAATGAGGACCTGAAAAAGCTCCTTATATGGGCTGACAAGATAAGGACTCTGGGAGTAAGGACAAACGCTGACAACCCGGCTGACGCAGCCCTCGCCCGCGAGCTCGGAGCAGAAGGTATCGGGCTTTGCAGGACAGAGCACATGTTCTTTGGCGAAGACAGGATCCCTGCAGTAAGGGAGATGATCATGGCCGAAGATGAAAAATCAAGGAAGAAAGCTCTCAAGAAACTGCTCCCAATGCAGAAAGAAGACTTCCTTGGAATCTTCCGCAGTATGGAAGGCCTGCCCGTAACCATCAGACTCCTTGACCCGCCTCTCCACGAATTCCTCCCGGACAAAGAAGAACTTGACGCAAAACTTAGAGAACTTGAAACATCGGGAGACTGCGGAAAGATCGATGGTGTAAAGAAAGTAATCCAGCGTGTAGTTTCACTTAAGGAACTCAACCCAATGCTCGGCCACAGGGGATGCAGGCTCGGAATTACCTATCCTGAAATATACAACATGCAGGTGCGTGCAATCATGGAGGCAGCCTGTGAACTTACTGCCGAGGGAATGGAAGTAGTTCCTGAAATCATGATTCCGCTTGTGGGCATTGTAAAAGAGCTCTCCCTCTCCAGAGAGGAAGTATGCAAGACTGCAGAAGCCGTAATGGCTGAGAAGGGCATGAAGATCGACTACAAGGTAGGGACCATGATCGAACTGCCCAGGGCTGCAATCGTCGCAGACCAGATCGCAAAAGAAGCTGACTTCTTCTCCTTCGGGACAAACGACCTGACACAGACAACCTTCGGGTTCAGCAGGGACGATGTGTCCAAGTTCGTGCCTATTTACCAGAAGGCAGGCATCCTTGAACACGACCCCTTTGCAGTCCTTGACCAGGAAGGCGTTGGCGAGATCATGAAGATAGGTATCTCAAAAGGCCGCTCCGTTAAACCCAAACTCAAGATGGGAATCTGTGGAGAACACGGAGGAGAGCCGAAATCCATTGCTTTTGCTCACGAAATAGGTATTGACTATGTGAGCTGCTCCCCTTACAGAGTGCCCATTGCAAGGCTTGTGGCTGCTCAGAGCACAATGGAAATGAGAGACGCAAAAAAATAA
- the tnpA gene encoding IS200/IS605-like element ISMma21 family transposase: MELHSFSHGYGQITYHIVLVPKYRYSIFYNKRIKKDSELIFSNICTKNGYKIHAMEVVDNHVHLFLEFHPSNSLSEVIQYLKGGSSYRLFKLHPDLKKQYWGGSLWSNGKFYRSVGNVTADTIKHYIKESQGKPSEESQLYRFMRSEQRKLDDF; this comes from the coding sequence TTGGAATTACACAGTTTTAGCCATGGCTATGGTCAGATTACCTACCACATCGTGTTGGTGCCTAAGTATCGATACAGTATATTCTACAATAAGCGAATTAAAAAAGATTCCGAGTTAATTTTCAGTAACATTTGCACTAAAAATGGCTACAAAATACATGCAATGGAAGTAGTAGACAATCATGTTCACTTGTTTCTGGAATTCCATCCAAGTAATTCTCTGTCAGAGGTAATTCAATATTTGAAAGGAGGCAGTTCTTACAGACTGTTCAAGCTCCATCCTGATCTTAAAAAACAGTATTGGGGTGGAAGTCTATGGTCAAATGGAAAGTTCTATCGATCCGTTGGAAACGTAACTGCTGATACAATTAAGCATTACATTAAAGAATCGCAAGGAAAACCGAGTGAAGAGTCTCAATTGTATAGATTCATGAGATCCGAGCAAAGAAAACTTGATGATTTCTAA
- a CDS encoding class I SAM-dependent methyltransferase, translated as MRRQCIKVPRKKGEPARRILLGLEILDNSLKIGSDETFLYLPLSREPDTGKLEGLPEGSELTFFDFEPLEKKPVPEDILGFTPAYEVIGDIALLEDEKLDAKTALKIADALLKTQPNIKSVVKPLTPVIGEFRVREFEVIAGEHRTETIHREYGCRYKVDLSRAYFTPRLSTERSRILSWIKEEDTVVDMFAGVGPYSILLAKSKKPSRVVAIDKNPEAVRYLNENISLNSAKNIEAIEGDAREEAKRFAGTADHVIMNLPHNAYEFLDSAVLLTKQGGIIHYYGITPEDDLFESSIELIRKAAEKAGRKVEVLEKRVVRSYAPHQYNICIEAKIL; from the coding sequence ATGAGAAGGCAGTGTATAAAAGTCCCCCGAAAGAAAGGAGAACCTGCAAGAAGGATACTCCTTGGTCTTGAAATTCTTGATAATTCTTTGAAGATCGGTTCGGATGAAACCTTCCTTTATCTCCCACTTTCCAGAGAGCCTGATACCGGGAAACTGGAAGGGCTGCCTGAAGGTTCTGAACTTACATTCTTTGATTTCGAGCCCCTGGAAAAAAAGCCTGTCCCTGAAGACATCCTCGGTTTCACTCCCGCCTATGAAGTCATAGGAGACATTGCCCTCCTGGAAGACGAGAAACTGGATGCAAAAACCGCTCTAAAGATCGCAGATGCCCTCCTGAAAACTCAGCCGAATATAAAATCCGTTGTCAAGCCTCTTACTCCTGTTATCGGGGAATTCAGGGTAAGGGAATTTGAGGTAATTGCAGGCGAGCACAGGACCGAAACAATCCACAGGGAGTATGGCTGCCGTTATAAAGTAGACCTTTCAAGGGCTTATTTTACTCCTCGCCTTTCTACGGAACGTTCAAGAATTCTCTCCTGGATTAAGGAAGAGGATACTGTTGTCGATATGTTTGCCGGGGTTGGCCCCTACAGTATCCTGCTTGCAAAAAGCAAAAAGCCTTCCAGGGTTGTGGCAATAGACAAAAACCCTGAAGCAGTACGCTATCTGAATGAAAATATTTCGCTCAATTCGGCAAAAAATATTGAAGCAATCGAAGGTGATGCCAGAGAAGAGGCAAAAAGGTTTGCAGGAACTGCTGATCATGTAATCATGAACCTGCCCCATAATGCTTATGAATTCCTTGATTCTGCTGTCCTTCTTACAAAGCAGGGAGGAATAATCCACTACTACGGAATAACCCCTGAAGACGACCTCTTTGAAAGTTCTATTGAACTTATCCGGAAAGCTGCGGAAAAAGCAGGAAGAAAGGTCGAGGTTCTCGAGAAAAGGGTAGTCCGTTCATATGCTCCTCACCAGTATAACATCTGCATCGAGGCGAAGATTCTTTGA
- a CDS encoding LysE family transporter, translating into MLTLEIFRALLLGFTIGLTGALVPGPMLFATIELSLKKGWLAGPEVVFGHILVELVLSILILFGVASFIGSGAISAVSIIGGFSLTVFGLLTVKDAKTTASAGLSPETSGLKLTSNPVALGLITSVSNPYFWIWWLTAGSALVLKAYELGIIISIAYILGHWTADLSWFTAISGSFSRGKTLFSQQTHRYILYACGTFLIFFGLYFMFNYKGAAQLF; encoded by the coding sequence ATGCTTACACTTGAGATCTTCAGAGCCCTTCTCCTGGGCTTCACCATCGGGCTTACTGGCGCCCTGGTCCCCGGGCCCATGCTTTTTGCAACCATAGAGCTTTCACTCAAAAAAGGGTGGCTTGCAGGGCCGGAGGTCGTTTTCGGGCACATTCTGGTTGAGCTTGTACTTTCTATTCTGATTCTCTTTGGGGTTGCTTCTTTTATCGGAAGTGGAGCGATTTCAGCTGTTTCCATCATTGGAGGTTTTTCCCTTACGGTTTTCGGACTGCTTACGGTAAAAGATGCAAAAACTACTGCTTCTGCAGGACTTTCTCCGGAGACGTCTGGCCTGAAATTGACTTCAAATCCCGTAGCTTTGGGCCTGATAACCTCAGTTTCCAATCCTTACTTCTGGATCTGGTGGCTAACTGCTGGAAGTGCGCTTGTACTTAAGGCATATGAACTGGGGATTATCATCTCAATAGCCTATATCCTGGGGCACTGGACCGCAGACCTCAGCTGGTTTACTGCAATATCCGGGTCTTTCAGCCGTGGAAAAACCCTGTTTTCTCAACAAACACACAGGTACATCCTCTACGCGTGCGGAACGTTTCTAATATTTTTTGGGCTTTATTTCATGTTTAACTATAAAGGCGCAGCTCAACTGTTCTAA
- a CDS encoding transcription initiation factor IIB: MVEVERVRYSDTLEREKIRAMIKARKEKQKEQTVENEKAVCPECGSRNLVHDYERAELVCGDCGLVIDADFVDEGPEWRAFDHDQRMKRSRVGAPMTYTIHDKGLSTMIDWRNRDSYGKSISSKNRAQLYRLRKWQRRIRVSNATERNLAFALSELDRMASALGLPRTVRETAAVVYRKAVDKNLIRGRSIEGVAAAALYAACRQCSVPRTLDEIEEVSRVSRKEIGRTYRFISRELALKLMPTSPIDYVPRFCSGLNLKGEVQSKSVEILRQASEKELTSGRGPTGVAAAAIYIASILCGERRTQREVADVAGVTEVTIRNRYKELAEELDIEIIL, translated from the coding sequence ATGGTAGAAGTCGAAAGAGTTCGCTATTCGGACACCCTTGAAAGGGAAAAAATACGTGCCATGATTAAAGCTCGCAAAGAAAAACAAAAAGAGCAAACTGTTGAGAATGAAAAGGCCGTGTGTCCAGAATGCGGTAGCAGAAACCTAGTGCACGACTATGAGAGAGCGGAGCTCGTGTGTGGGGACTGCGGACTTGTCATTGATGCCGACTTTGTTGATGAAGGACCGGAATGGCGAGCTTTCGATCACGATCAGCGCATGAAGCGTTCCCGTGTGGGCGCGCCCATGACATATACAATCCACGACAAAGGGCTTTCCACAATGATTGACTGGAGAAACCGTGACTCCTACGGAAAGTCTATCTCCTCCAAAAACCGTGCCCAGCTTTACCGTTTAAGAAAATGGCAGCGTAGAATCCGTGTAAGTAACGCAACCGAAAGAAACCTGGCTTTTGCACTTTCAGAACTTGACAGGATGGCTTCGGCTCTCGGTCTTCCGAGGACTGTCAGGGAGACAGCAGCAGTTGTCTATAGAAAAGCTGTGGACAAGAACCTCATCCGTGGAAGAAGCATTGAAGGTGTAGCCGCAGCAGCACTATATGCAGCCTGCCGCCAGTGCAGTGTCCCGAGGACCCTTGACGAGATCGAAGAGGTTTCCAGGGTAAGCAGGAAAGAAATCGGAAGAACTTACCGTTTTATTTCCAGAGAACTTGCCTTGAAGCTCATGCCCACCTCTCCAATCGACTATGTCCCAAGGTTCTGCTCCGGGCTTAACCTGAAAGGAGAAGTCCAGTCCAAGAGCGTTGAGATCCTCAGGCAGGCTTCGGAAAAAGAACTCACAAGCGGAAGAGGCCCCACAGGAGTTGCCGCAGCAGCAATTTACATTGCATCCATTCTTTGCGGAGAGCGCAGGACTCAGCGTGAAGTTGCAGATGTTGCCGGGGTCACGGAAGTCACCATCAGGAACAGGTATAAAGAGCTTGCAGAAGAACTGGATATCGAGATTATCCTCTAA
- a CDS encoding Gar1/Naf1 family protein, protein MKRLGTVLHRSGVRNLIIRGDEVKPDKVSGSLPKLNSVVVDKALNRIGTISSIFGPVNHPYFLVKGFKRIPDSETRALVNERVYIR, encoded by the coding sequence ATGAAACGACTCGGTACCGTGCTGCACAGGTCAGGTGTTAGAAACCTGATAATTAGAGGGGATGAGGTAAAACCCGATAAGGTCTCAGGTAGTCTTCCTAAGTTGAATTCTGTTGTTGTTGATAAGGCTCTGAATCGGATTGGTACAATCTCCAGTATCTTTGGACCTGTAAACCATCCATATTTTTTAGTGAAGGGCTTTAAGCGAATTCCTGATTCTGAAACTCGGGCTCTAGTCAATGAGAGGGTCTATATTCGGTGA
- a CDS encoding polyprenyl synthetase family protein yields the protein MTLVDEIKNRSSHVDAAIDELLPVTRPEELYKASRYLVDAGGKRLRPAVLILAAEAVGSNLRSVLPAAVAVELVHNFTLIHDDIMDRDDIRRGMPAVHVKWGEAGAILAGDTLYSKAFEILSKVENEPVRVLKCMDVLSKTCTEICEGQWLDMDFETRKKVTESEYLEMVEKKTSVLYAAAAKIGALLGGASDEVAEALSEYGRLIGIGFQMYDDVLDMTAPEEVLGKVRGSDLMEGKYTLIVINAFEKGVKLDIFGKGEATLEETEAAVRTLTECGSLDYVKNLAISYIEEGKEKLDVLRDCPEKTLLLQIADYMISREY from the coding sequence ATGACGCTTGTTGATGAAATTAAAAATCGAAGTTCCCATGTTGATGCTGCAATCGACGAATTGCTTCCGGTAACCCGGCCTGAAGAGCTGTATAAAGCTTCCCGTTACCTCGTGGACGCCGGTGGGAAGCGCCTTCGTCCGGCAGTCCTCATCCTGGCTGCTGAAGCTGTCGGTTCCAATCTCAGGTCTGTTTTGCCCGCAGCAGTCGCGGTGGAACTTGTGCACAATTTCACTCTGATCCATGACGACATTATGGATAGGGATGATATCCGCAGGGGAATGCCTGCAGTTCACGTAAAATGGGGAGAAGCCGGAGCAATTCTTGCCGGCGACACCCTTTATTCCAAAGCCTTCGAAATCCTCTCAAAAGTCGAAAACGAGCCTGTGAGGGTTTTAAAGTGCATGGATGTCCTTTCAAAGACCTGCACCGAAATCTGCGAAGGCCAGTGGCTCGATATGGATTTCGAAACCCGGAAAAAGGTTACTGAATCCGAGTACCTTGAGATGGTGGAAAAGAAGACCTCTGTCCTCTATGCAGCCGCAGCCAAAATCGGCGCCCTTTTAGGAGGGGCTTCTGACGAAGTTGCCGAGGCTTTATCCGAGTACGGACGCCTCATAGGAATAGGCTTCCAGATGTATGATGACGTCCTTGATATGACCGCACCTGAAGAAGTTCTTGGAAAGGTAAGGGGCAGCGACCTTATGGAAGGAAAATACACCCTTATTGTCATAAATGCTTTCGAGAAAGGCGTGAAGCTGGATATTTTCGGAAAAGGTGAAGCAACTCTCGAAGAGACCGAAGCGGCAGTCAGGACTCTTACAGAATGCGGGTCTCTCGATTATGTGAAAAACCTTGCAATTTCATATATAGAAGAAGGCAAAGAAAAACTGGATGTCCTCAGGGACTGTCCTGAAAAAACCCTTCTCCTGCAGATTGCTGACTATATGATCTCACGAGAATACTAA
- a CDS encoding RNase J family beta-CASP ribonuclease, translating to MTEIGIVAVGGYNEMGRNMTAIIIGEDIVILDMGLRLDRVQIHEDVEIDKMHSLELIEMGAIPDDTIMKEINGTVRAIVCTHGHLDHIGAIPKLAHRYNAPILATPYTAAIIRQQIESERKFEVCNRVIPLQAGGTYQVTEDISIEFIRVQHSIIDCVLAAVHTPAGAVLYACDFKLDRTPTMGEAPDFDRFKSLGKEGVIAMITESTNAGRSGKTPSEQIAKDMVRDVLLGTEESGVGMIVTTFASHIARLKAIIEAAEEMGRIPVLMGRSMERYVGAARDIGYLDLPSNVEIYGTRKDVDRAFKRIMQEGKNKYLPIVTGHQGEPGSILVRVANGETPYTIDPGDRIIFSANVIPSPMTQANRYALETKLRMKGGRIYDDVHVSGHAYREDHWELLRMVNPEHVIPAHGDMEMHGHYIEMAEDAGYVLGDTVHLLRNGEVLHIEE from the coding sequence ATGACTGAAATAGGTATTGTTGCAGTCGGCGGCTATAATGAAATGGGCCGCAATATGACTGCCATAATTATAGGTGAAGATATTGTCATTCTTGATATGGGGCTCAGGCTCGACAGGGTCCAGATCCATGAGGACGTTGAGATTGACAAAATGCATTCTCTTGAACTGATCGAGATGGGTGCAATTCCTGATGATACTATCATGAAAGAAATCAACGGGACTGTGAGGGCGATCGTCTGTACTCACGGGCACCTTGACCATATAGGTGCGATTCCGAAGCTTGCCCACAGGTATAACGCCCCTATACTTGCTACCCCCTATACTGCAGCTATTATCAGGCAGCAGATAGAGTCCGAGCGTAAGTTTGAGGTTTGCAACAGGGTTATCCCTCTGCAGGCAGGCGGGACCTACCAGGTTACGGAAGATATTTCCATAGAGTTCATCAGGGTCCAGCACAGCATTATCGACTGTGTACTTGCAGCCGTACACACTCCGGCAGGTGCTGTCCTGTATGCCTGTGACTTCAAGCTGGACAGGACTCCGACAATGGGAGAAGCTCCTGACTTTGACCGCTTCAAATCCCTCGGGAAGGAAGGGGTTATTGCAATGATCACGGAGAGCACTAATGCCGGGCGCTCAGGCAAGACTCCCTCGGAACAGATAGCAAAAGACATGGTAAGGGATGTCCTGCTCGGAACTGAGGAATCAGGTGTCGGGATGATTGTTACAACCTTTGCTTCCCATATTGCCAGGCTTAAAGCGATTATCGAGGCTGCCGAAGAGATGGGCAGAATTCCTGTGCTTATGGGCCGCTCCATGGAACGCTATGTGGGTGCTGCCAGGGACATCGGTTATCTTGATCTTCCCTCGAATGTTGAGATTTACGGTACAAGAAAAGATGTCGACAGGGCATTTAAGCGCATCATGCAGGAAGGCAAAAACAAATACCTGCCTATCGTCACAGGACACCAGGGAGAGCCGGGTTCCATTCTTGTGAGGGTCGCAAACGGGGAAACTCCGTATACTATTGACCCCGGGGACAGGATTATTTTCTCTGCAAATGTAATCCCGAGCCCGATGACTCAGGCTAACCGCTACGCCCTTGAGACCAAACTCAGGATGAAGGGCGGGAGGATCTATGATGATGTCCATGTATCAGGCCACGCTTATAGGGAAGACCACTGGGAGCTTCTTCGCATGGTGAATCCCGAACATGTGATTCCTGCTCATGGAGACATGGAGATGCATGGGCATTACATCGAAATGGCAGAAGATGCGGGGTATGTACTCGGAGATACCGTACACCTTCTCAGAAATGGCGAAGTGTTACATATAGAGGAGTAA